A region of Rhodanobacteraceae bacterium DNA encodes the following proteins:
- a CDS encoding Peptidase, M48 family, with protein MKKLTGLLLLVLLAVGVAWAQTPQAGSAPAPQAQTSAAPAAHFDVEAATNAYMAELSPAQRARSDAYFEGGYWLILWNLLVALGVAWLLLGTRLSARMRNLAERITRWRWLQTAIYVVQYIVLTTLLTLPWDLYEGWFREHQYGLSNLTLPGWFGEQAKALLVGLILGTIALVIVYAVIRKATRTWWLWGAGVAIVFIIFVATIAPVYISPLFNTYKSLPESPLKAQVLSMARANGIPATDVYWFDASRQSKRISANVSGMFGTTRISLNDNLLNRSTPAEVKAVLGHEMGHYVLNHVYKGIVFFGIIIVLAFAFVRWGFDWAQRRWGERWQLRGIGDVAGLPLLAALFAIFMFAMTPVTNTITRTMEAEADAFGLNAARQPDGFAQAAVQLSEYRKMHPGPVEEFLFYDHPSGWQRIHRAMVWKAENLDDPAVRSGDATAPAGAR; from the coding sequence ATGAAAAAGCTGACGGGCTTGCTGTTGCTGGTGTTGCTGGCCGTGGGCGTGGCGTGGGCGCAAACGCCGCAGGCGGGTTCCGCGCCGGCGCCGCAAGCGCAGACCAGCGCGGCGCCCGCTGCGCATTTCGATGTCGAGGCCGCGACCAACGCCTACATGGCGGAACTCTCGCCCGCGCAACGCGCCCGCTCCGATGCGTATTTCGAGGGCGGCTACTGGTTGATCCTGTGGAATCTGCTGGTCGCGCTGGGCGTGGCGTGGCTGCTGCTCGGCACGCGGCTGTCCGCGCGCATGCGCAACCTCGCCGAACGCATCACCCGCTGGCGTTGGTTGCAGACGGCGATCTACGTGGTGCAGTACATCGTGCTGACCACGTTGCTGACGCTGCCGTGGGACCTGTACGAAGGTTGGTTCCGCGAGCATCAATACGGTCTCTCCAACCTGACGCTGCCCGGCTGGTTCGGCGAGCAGGCCAAGGCACTGCTGGTGGGCCTGATCCTCGGCACCATCGCGCTGGTCATCGTGTACGCCGTGATCCGCAAGGCCACGCGAACCTGGTGGCTGTGGGGCGCGGGCGTCGCGATCGTGTTCATCATCTTCGTCGCGACCATCGCGCCGGTGTACATCTCGCCGCTGTTCAACACCTACAAGTCGCTGCCCGAAAGCCCGCTGAAGGCGCAGGTGCTGTCGATGGCGCGCGCCAACGGCATCCCCGCCACCGACGTGTACTGGTTCGATGCCTCGCGCCAGAGCAAGCGCATCAGCGCCAACGTCAGCGGCATGTTCGGCACCACCCGCATCAGCCTCAACGACAACCTGCTCAACCGCAGCACGCCCGCGGAGGTGAAGGCCGTGCTGGGCCACGAGATGGGCCATTACGTGCTGAACCACGTTTACAAGGGCATCGTGTTCTTCGGCATCATCATCGTGCTCGCCTTCGCCTTCGTGCGCTGGGGCTTCGATTGGGCGCAGCGCCGCTGGGGCGAGCGCTGGCAACTGCGCGGCATCGGCGACGTGGCCGGACTGCCGTTGCTCGCCGCATTGTTCGCAATCTTCATGTTCGCGATGACGCCGGTGACCAACACCATCACCCGCACGATGGAAGCCGAAGCCGATGCCTTCGGACTGAACGCCGCGCGTCAACCCGACGGCTTCGCGCAGGCCGCGGTGCAGTTGTCCGAATACCGCAAGATGCATCCCGGCCCGGTCGAGGAGTTCCTGTTCTACGACCACCCCAGCGGCTGGCAACGCATCCACCGCGCGATGGTGTGGAAGGCGGAGAACCTCGACGATCCGGCAGTGCGAAGCGGCGATGCGACTGCGCCGGCGGGAGCGCGGTGA
- a CDS encoding Toxin HigB, whose translation MIRNFADKEPEQIWSGTRSRRLPGDIQAVARRKLRMLNNAATLDDLRVPPANRLEALKGDRKGQHSIRINNQWRVCFQWNDGDAVNVEIVDYH comes from the coding sequence ATGATACGGAACTTCGCGGACAAGGAACCCGAGCAGATCTGGTCCGGCACCCGTTCTCGCCGCCTCCCCGGAGACATTCAGGCAGTGGCACGCCGGAAGCTGCGTATGCTCAACAACGCCGCAACGCTGGATGACCTGCGGGTTCCACCGGCAAACCGGCTCGAAGCCTTGAAGGGAGACCGCAAAGGCCAGCACAGCATACGCATCAACAACCAATGGCGCGTTTGCTTCCAATGGAACGATGGCGATGCGGTCAACGTCGAGATCGTCGACTACCACTGA
- a CDS encoding Antitoxin HigA, whose translation MKTLPNIHPGEVLLEEFLAPLGISQNALARAAGVPPRRINEIVLGKRGVSADTAVRLAAALGTSERFWLGLQADYDLEEAHRTLGKKVARIERIAA comes from the coding sequence ATGAAAACCCTGCCCAACATCCATCCCGGCGAAGTGCTGCTCGAAGAATTTCTCGCACCACTTGGTATCAGCCAGAACGCCCTCGCCCGCGCCGCCGGCGTGCCGCCGCGTCGCATCAATGAAATCGTGCTGGGCAAGCGCGGCGTCAGTGCCGACACCGCCGTGCGCCTTGCCGCTGCACTCGGCACCAGCGAACGTTTCTGGCTTGGCCTGCAGGCCGATTACGATCTCGAAGAAGCGCACCGGACACTGGGCAAGAAGGTGGCGCGGATCGAGCGGATCGCTGCGTAA
- a CDS encoding Aspartate racemase translates to MKTIGLIGGMSWESTLHYYQRINELVAARLGGLHSARLLLWSVEFAEIARLQHADDWDAAGRILADAARRLEHAGAEGLLICANTMHRVAPAVEAAVGVPVLHLADITAHALLADGHRSAALLGTRFTMAQPFYRERLERHGLSVSVPTPEEQDALHQIIFDELVKGRVEAASRERFITIMRRMHSAGAQAVILGCTEFGMLLRAEDAPDIPRVDTTELHCQAAVDWMLAEGSGHEDAA, encoded by the coding sequence ATGAAAACCATCGGGCTGATCGGTGGCATGAGCTGGGAATCCACCCTGCACTACTACCAGCGCATCAACGAGCTGGTGGCCGCGCGCCTGGGCGGCCTGCACTCGGCCAGGTTGTTGCTGTGGAGTGTCGAATTCGCCGAGATCGCGCGCCTGCAACACGCCGATGACTGGGATGCGGCCGGCCGCATCCTCGCAGATGCCGCGCGCCGGCTGGAACACGCCGGGGCCGAAGGCCTGTTGATCTGCGCCAACACGATGCATCGGGTGGCGCCTGCGGTCGAAGCGGCCGTCGGCGTTCCGGTGCTGCACCTTGCCGACATCACCGCCCACGCCTTGCTGGCCGACGGCCACCGCAGCGCCGCGTTGCTCGGCACCCGCTTCACCATGGCCCAGCCGTTCTACCGCGAACGGCTGGAACGCCACGGCCTGTCCGTCAGCGTGCCGACGCCGGAAGAACAGGATGCGCTGCACCAGATCATCTTCGACGAGCTGGTGAAGGGGCGCGTGGAAGCGGCATCGCGCGAACGTTTCATCACGATCATGCGCCGGATGCACAGCGCGGGCGCGCAGGCGGTGATCCTCGGCTGCACCGAGTTCGGCATGCTGCTGCGCGCAGAGGACGCGCCGGACATCCCGCGCGTCGACACCACCGAACTCCACTGCCAGGCCGCCGTGGACTGGATGCTCGCGGAAGGCTCCGGTCACGAAGACGCGGCCTGA
- a CDS encoding Prevent host death protein, Phd antitoxin, whose protein sequence is MNAPVNAKQEVEQLLAQLPDDATLEDIQYHLYVLEKVRRGRADVASGRSYTREQARERLSRWLPN, encoded by the coding sequence ATGAACGCGCCCGTCAACGCCAAGCAGGAAGTGGAGCAGCTGCTGGCGCAGTTGCCCGACGACGCCACGCTGGAAGACATCCAGTATCACCTGTACGTGCTGGAAAAAGTCCGGCGAGGTCGCGCCGACGTCGCCAGCGGTCGCAGCTACACCCGCGAACAAGCGCGCGAGCGCCTGTCGCGATGGCTACCGAACTGA
- a CDS encoding Aspartate racemase: MKTIGLIGGMSWESTMHYYQRINELVATRLGGLHSARLLLWSVEFAEIARLQHADDWDAAGRILADAARRLEHAGAEGLLICANTMHRVAPAVEAAVSVPVLHLADITAHALLADGHRSAALLGTRFTMAQPFYRERLERHGLSISVPTPEEQDALHQIIFDELVKGRVEAASRERFITIMRRMHTAGAQAVILGCTEFGMLLRAGDAPDIPRVDTTELHCQAAVDWMLAKDSGYKDAA; the protein is encoded by the coding sequence ATGAAAACCATCGGGCTGATCGGTGGCATGAGCTGGGAATCCACCATGCACTACTACCAGCGCATCAACGAGCTGGTGGCCACGCGCCTGGGCGGCCTGCACTCGGCCAGGTTGTTGCTGTGGAGTGTCGAGTTCGCGGAGATCGCGCGCCTGCAGCACGCCGATGACTGGGATGCGGCCGGCCGCATCCTCGCGGATGCCGCGCGCCGGCTGGAGCACGCCGGGGCCGAAGGCCTGTTGATCTGCGCCAACACGATGCATCGGGTGGCGCCTGCGGTCGAGGCGGCCGTCAGCGTTCCGGTGCTGCACCTTGCCGACATCACCGCCCACGCCTTGCTGGCCGACGGCCACCGCAGCGCCGCGTTGCTCGGCACCCGCTTCACCATGGCCCAGCCGTTCTACCGCGAACGGCTGGAACGCCACGGCCTGTCCATCAGCGTGCCGACGCCGGAAGAACAGGACGCGCTGCACCAGATCATCTTCGACGAGCTGGTGAAAGGGCGCGTGGAAGCGGCATCGCGCGAACGTTTCATCACGATCATGCGCCGGATGCACACCGCGGGCGCGCAGGCGGTGATCCTCGGCTGCACCGAGTTCGGCATGCTGCTGCGCGCAGGGGACGCGCCGGACATCCCGCGCGTCGACACCACCGAACTCCACTGCCAGGCCGCCGTGGATTGGATGCTCGCGAAAGACTCCGGTTACAAGGACGCGGCCTGA
- a CDS encoding Putative inner membrane protein has product MFRIDHVTNRISKLEAVTFSDLGFTERNHLQEWLANQPDALGEELLIIQKEFDGFDETRERLDLLALDKQGALVIIENKLDDSGRDVVWQSLKYASYCSTLSKSNIAEIYQRYLDRTEAGKDARALICEFLGEEDFGEVVLNSGNGQRVVMVAAQFRKEVTSTVLWLLGYKIPITCFRATPYRDGEALFLNIEQVIPLPEAEEFMIGMSEKEAEEQSSERGQASRHQLRTEFWLLALEKLKQSGVHLFGNVGASKDHWLNAGSGLSGAHYSMIFTRDAARVEFVLDLVSKDQNKAMFDALFSRKEELEGRFGAPFEWRRNDDKKVSIISYGQSFEGHDRETWPEIAMWLVDHVQKLEKTFSLEIPELRAVLRRAGLT; this is encoded by the coding sequence ATGTTTCGCATCGATCATGTAACCAATCGCATTTCGAAGCTTGAGGCGGTCACGTTTTCCGATCTCGGGTTTACGGAGCGCAATCATCTTCAAGAATGGCTCGCCAATCAGCCTGATGCGCTTGGCGAAGAGTTGCTAATCATTCAGAAGGAGTTCGACGGGTTCGATGAAACGCGCGAGCGCCTTGATTTGCTTGCTCTGGACAAGCAAGGCGCTCTGGTGATCATCGAGAACAAGCTGGATGACTCAGGTCGGGACGTGGTTTGGCAAAGCCTCAAGTACGCGTCCTATTGCTCGACCTTGTCCAAATCGAATATTGCTGAAATTTATCAGCGTTACCTTGACAGGACCGAGGCTGGAAAGGATGCTCGGGCGCTCATCTGCGAATTCTTGGGTGAGGAGGATTTCGGGGAAGTGGTGCTCAATTCTGGAAATGGCCAGCGGGTTGTGATGGTTGCCGCCCAGTTTCGGAAGGAGGTCACTTCCACTGTACTTTGGCTGTTGGGCTACAAGATTCCCATTACTTGCTTTCGGGCGACGCCCTATCGCGATGGAGAGGCATTGTTTTTAAACATTGAGCAGGTGATTCCGCTACCTGAGGCTGAAGAGTTCATGATCGGCATGTCGGAAAAGGAGGCTGAAGAGCAATCGTCTGAACGTGGTCAGGCCAGCCGTCACCAGTTGCGCACGGAGTTTTGGCTACTGGCACTGGAAAAGCTAAAGCAGTCGGGGGTGCACCTGTTCGGCAATGTCGGCGCCAGCAAGGATCACTGGCTGAATGCGGGTTCTGGTCTGAGCGGCGCACACTACTCGATGATATTTACTCGCGACGCAGCTCGTGTCGAATTTGTTCTCGATCTGGTATCCAAGGATCAGAATAAGGCGATGTTTGATGCACTTTTTTCTCGGAAGGAAGAGCTCGAAGGTAGGTTCGGAGCGCCGTTTGAGTGGCGACGCAACGACGATAAGAAGGTCTCGATCATAAGTTATGGACAGTCGTTTGAGGGGCACGACAGGGAAACCTGGCCCGAAATAGCCATGTGGTTGGTCGACCATGTGCAAAAGCTGGAAAAAACGTTTTCGCTGGAAATTCCCGAACTCCGCGCCGTATTGAGGAGAGCGGGTCTCACCTAG